Genomic segment of Arthrobacter antioxidans:
GATGCCTCCGACGGCTCCGACGGGGCACAGCCGGCGGTCGCCGCGGCAAGCGCGGCGACAGCCAGCAGGGCGAGCAGGCGGCCCGGGAGCGGACGACTCACCCCTTCACCCCGGATCGGGAGACGCCTTCGATGATGAAGCGCTGGAGGAAGACGAACAGGGCGAGCACCGGCACGCTGGCGATCACGGCGCCAGCCATCAGGAGGTCGTAGCGGACGGCGTTGGCCGACTGCAGCGTGGACAGGCCCGGCGGCAGGGTCTGCACCTCGGGCGTGAACAGCACGTAGACCGGCCACAGGAAGTCGTTCCAGTTACCGAGGAACGCCAGCAGCGCCAGGGTGGCCATGGCCGGCTTCGCGAGCGGCAGGATGATGCGCGTGAACATCTGGAAGCGGTTCGCGCCGTCGATCCGCGCAGCCTCCTCGAGGTCGTCCGGCAGGGAGATGAAGAACTGCCGCATGAAGAACACGCCGAACGCGGAGGCCGCCGTCGGCACGATGATCGCGACGAGCGAGTTCAGCCAGCCGAGGTCGCTGACGAGCAGGTAGTTCGGGATCACGAGGATCACCGGGGGGACCAGCAGCGTCGCGACGATGACCGCGAAGACGATCTTCTTGCCACGGAAGTTCATCCGGGCCAGCGGGTACGCGGCCAGGGAGGCCGTCACGACGACGAGCGCCGAGTGGATGATCGCAGCCACCATGCTGTTGAAGAACCACCGCAGCACCGGGGTGTTGGTCCCTGGGGCGAGGAGCGTCCGGTACGCCTCGAGGGAGAACGGGTTGGGGATCCACGACGGCGGGATGGACGTCGCATCGGGCCGCGTCTTGAACGAGGTGACGATCATGAAGATCACCGGGCTGATGAAGATCAGCGCCACCACCGCGAGGAGGACGATCTTCGCGAGGGTGCCGAGCCTGAGCTTGCGCGCCGGTTTCGCCGACGGGTCGCCGGTTCGGGTGGTGCGGGTTTCGACAGTCGAGCTCATC
This window contains:
- a CDS encoding carbohydrate ABC transporter permease, which encodes MSSTVETRTTRTGDPSAKPARKLRLGTLAKIVLLAVVALIFISPVIFMIVTSFKTRPDATSIPPSWIPNPFSLEAYRTLLAPGTNTPVLRWFFNSMVAAIIHSALVVVTASLAAYPLARMNFRGKKIVFAVIVATLLVPPVILVIPNYLLVSDLGWLNSLVAIIVPTAASAFGVFFMRQFFISLPDDLEEAARIDGANRFQMFTRIILPLAKPAMATLALLAFLGNWNDFLWPVYVLFTPEVQTLPPGLSTLQSANAVRYDLLMAGAVIASVPVLALFVFLQRFIIEGVSRSGVKG